The Deinococcus sp. Marseille-Q6407 genome has a window encoding:
- a CDS encoding MGDG synthase family glycosyltransferase, with protein MISASFGGGHQHASSAVAQALARRVAVRLAQVDVVDMLTPLERTVIVGVYGFWLQHLPAAYHAFYRWTDQRSEPRVLTSSFDWLGIRSLRRELLAQRPGVVVSTFPTSVALADTVRQRESLDFLNALVLTDYRVHHHWARPQADLILLPTEETRREMLAWGMEPQRLAVTGLPVSLETARLSRLDHAERRRRTVQALGWTQVPAGEPLILVSGGSGVYGAFDEVLDVLGNLGRRVQVLVVAGPYPPGSERRSGATVHHLGYRPDFAALLAGADLLVGKAGGMTVAETTALGIPLVVYQPIPGQEEYNADYLLRGGAALWPRSRHELRRAVLELLDPARRAEVSAASAALGCPAAAERVADELLARLGWKA; from the coding sequence ATGATTTCCGCCTCTTTCGGCGGTGGGCACCAGCACGCCAGCAGCGCGGTGGCGCAGGCCCTGGCCCGGCGGGTGGCTGTGCGGCTGGCCCAGGTGGACGTGGTGGACATGCTGACGCCGCTGGAACGCACCGTGATCGTGGGCGTCTACGGGTTCTGGTTGCAGCACCTGCCGGCCGCCTATCACGCTTTTTATCGCTGGACCGATCAGCGCAGCGAGCCGCGTGTCCTGACCTCGTCGTTCGACTGGTTGGGCATCCGCAGCCTGCGCCGCGAGCTGCTGGCGCAGCGGCCCGGCGTGGTGGTCAGTACCTTTCCCACCTCGGTGGCGCTGGCCGACACGGTACGGCAGCGCGAGAGCCTGGACTTTCTGAACGCGCTGGTGCTGACCGATTACCGGGTGCATCACCACTGGGCGCGCCCCCAGGCTGACCTGATTTTGCTGCCCACCGAGGAAACCCGCCGCGAAATGCTGGCCTGGGGCATGGAGCCGCAGCGGCTGGCGGTGACCGGGTTGCCGGTGTCGCTGGAAACGGCCCGGCTCAGCCGGCTGGACCATGCTGAGCGCCGCCGCCGCACGGTACAGGCGCTGGGCTGGACGCAGGTGCCGGCCGGCGAGCCGCTGATTCTGGTGTCGGGTGGCAGCGGCGTGTACGGTGCTTTTGATGAGGTGCTGGACGTGCTGGGCAATCTGGGCCGGCGGGTGCAGGTGCTGGTGGTGGCCGGGCCCTACCCGCCCGGCAGCGAGCGGCGGAGCGGGGCCACGGTGCATCACCTGGGTTACCGGCCGGACTTTGCCGCCCTGCTGGCCGGCGCCGACCTGCTGGTGGGCAAGGCGGGCGGCATGACGGTGGCCGAGACGACTGCGCTGGGCATTCCCCTGGTCGTTTACCAGCCGATTCCGGGCCAGGAAGAATACAACGCTGATTACCTGCTGCGGGGCGGCGCCGCGCTGTGGCCGCGCTCCCGCCACGAACTGCGCCGCGCCGTGCTGGAGCTGCTGGACCCGGCCCGCCGCGCCGAGGTGTCGGCTGCTTCGGCAGCGCTGGGCTGCCCCGCCGCTGCCGAGCGGGTGGCCGACGAACTGCTGGCCCGGCTGGGGTGGAAAGCGTGA
- a CDS encoding twin-arginine translocase TatA/TatE family subunit, whose protein sequence is MPIGPLELLIIAAVILVLFGASKLPQLGKGLGRGIREFREETRDLGRPGPDAQLLNPELRQDDITDVQATELPRVEVREQVGTEQRDRQA, encoded by the coding sequence ATGCCTATTGGCCCACTGGAATTACTGATTATTGCCGCCGTTATCCTGGTGCTGTTCGGCGCCAGCAAACTGCCTCAGCTGGGCAAGGGCCTGGGCCGGGGCATCCGGGAATTCAGGGAAGAAACCCGTGACCTTGGCCGCCCCGGTCCCGACGCTCAGCTGCTGAACCCGGAACTGCGCCAAGACGACATCACCGACGTGCAGGCCACCGAACTGCCCCGCGTAGAGGTCCGTGAACAGGTGGGAACCGAACAGCGTGACCGACAGGCCTGA
- the tatC gene encoding twin-arginine translocase subunit TatC: protein MQHLGELRTRLIWSVVFLGVGMGVAFTVHQPLLTLLEKPLNASVQFQAGEVKLISTTLTGQFMAALNLSFWAGMAISLPLILTQVWAFIAPGLYQNERRWALPFIVGAGVAFAAGVTFGYYFVLPAMVRFFLDFLAGQVQAMPDVSQYIGMVVTFLVAFGLAFELPILAVLLTRIGLINHRLLRSGWRFAIVGILIISAVITPTPDPGTMMLVVAPLYLLYELSIVLSRVFQVRVPDDDEPVRL from the coding sequence ATGCAGCACCTTGGGGAGCTGCGTACCCGGCTGATCTGGTCGGTGGTGTTTCTGGGCGTTGGCATGGGCGTCGCCTTCACGGTGCATCAGCCGCTGCTGACGCTGCTGGAAAAGCCGCTGAACGCCTCGGTGCAGTTTCAGGCCGGCGAGGTCAAACTGATCAGCACCACCCTCACCGGGCAGTTCATGGCGGCGCTGAACCTCAGTTTCTGGGCCGGCATGGCGATTTCACTGCCGCTGATTCTGACCCAGGTGTGGGCCTTTATCGCGCCGGGCCTCTACCAGAACGAGCGGCGCTGGGCGCTGCCTTTTATCGTGGGGGCGGGGGTGGCTTTTGCCGCCGGCGTCACTTTCGGCTATTACTTCGTGCTGCCGGCGATGGTGCGCTTTTTCCTGGATTTTCTGGCCGGTCAGGTGCAGGCCATGCCGGACGTGTCGCAGTACATCGGCATGGTGGTCACCTTTCTGGTGGCGTTCGGGCTGGCTTTCGAGCTGCCGATTCTGGCGGTGCTGCTGACCCGCATCGGGCTGATCAACCACCGGCTGCTGCGCTCCGGCTGGCGCTTTGCCATAGTGGGCATCCTGATCATTTCGGCCGTGATCACGCCCACGCCGGACCCCGGCACCATGATGCTGGTGGTGGCTCCGCTCTACCTGCTTTACGAGCTGAGCATCGTCCTGTCGCGGGTGTTTCAGGTGCGCGTACCCGACGACGACGAACCGGTGCGGCTCTAG
- a CDS encoding TSUP family transporter, protein MIGLETGGIGPEVLLYGLPLAFLAGFIDAVAGGGGTISLPALFFMGLSPVQAVATNKLLAIFGSATSTYQYWRGGHLNRELLLRTVPLALIGSALGAYLVRFVGPDSFRALVGGVILVVGALVIANKRFGLESTYPGLTARTLAIALPGVLVVGLYDGFLGPGTGTFLMLLFALTGMNLVSSSGNARAVNFATNLGALGLFIAAGNIVWWLGLSMGLANALGARTGARMAMLKGSGFVKVIYAVIVVIVAFVMFRG, encoded by the coding sequence ATGATTGGTCTAGAGACGGGCGGCATCGGCCCGGAAGTTCTGCTGTACGGCCTGCCGCTGGCATTTCTGGCCGGGTTCATCGACGCGGTCGCGGGCGGCGGCGGCACCATTTCGCTGCCGGCGCTGTTTTTCATGGGGCTCAGCCCGGTGCAGGCGGTAGCGACCAACAAGCTGCTGGCCATCTTCGGCTCGGCCACGTCCACCTACCAGTACTGGCGCGGCGGGCACCTCAACCGCGAGCTGCTGCTGCGCACGGTGCCGCTGGCCCTGATTGGCAGCGCGCTGGGCGCCTATCTGGTGCGCTTCGTGGGCCCGGACTCGTTCCGGGCACTAGTGGGCGGGGTGATCCTGGTGGTAGGTGCCCTGGTCATTGCCAACAAGCGCTTCGGGCTGGAATCCACCTATCCGGGCCTCACAGCGCGGACCCTGGCCATCGCCCTGCCGGGGGTGCTGGTCGTTGGCCTGTACGACGGCTTTCTGGGCCCCGGCACCGGCACCTTCCTGATGCTGCTGTTCGCCCTGACTGGCATGAATCTGGTCAGTTCCAGCGGCAACGCCCGCGCCGTGAACTTCGCCACCAACCTGGGCGCCCTGGGCCTGTTTATCGCTGCCGGCAACATCGTGTGGTGGCTGGGCCTCAGCATGGGCCTCGCCAACGCGCTGGGCGCCCGCACCGGCGCCCGGATGGCAATGCTCAAGGGCAGCGGCTTCGTAAAAGTCATCTATGCGGTGATCGTGGTGATCGTGGCGTTCGTGATGTTTCGCGGCTGA
- a CDS encoding thioredoxin family protein yields MTQANATAQVLEPLTTPEEVQTFLSQYPVAAVFKAGTCHKTMQGFGVLETFLQRYDLPVGFIRVVDWRPASNFVAESTGIQHQSPQLILFKDGQPQFEVNNWDITPEALAPAFTALVPERSGSGVDTQSNIQPYLNLIDAYLAGQLNDFEFQDRWVPMFRDDASLRSQREFELLSRLFGDPDAYHGGLHQLGAPAARGDLRPRVEQLRAELLAQS; encoded by the coding sequence ATGACGCAAGCCAATGCGACCGCGCAGGTGCTGGAGCCCCTGACCACCCCCGAAGAAGTGCAGACTTTCCTGAGCCAGTATCCGGTGGCTGCCGTGTTCAAGGCCGGCACCTGCCACAAGACCATGCAGGGATTCGGCGTGCTGGAAACCTTCCTGCAGCGCTATGACCTGCCGGTGGGCTTTATCCGGGTGGTGGACTGGCGCCCGGCGTCCAACTTTGTGGCCGAATCCACCGGCATCCAGCACCAGAGCCCGCAGCTGATTTTGTTCAAGGACGGCCAGCCGCAGTTCGAGGTGAACAACTGGGACATCACTCCCGAGGCGCTGGCCCCGGCTTTTACGGCACTGGTGCCCGAGCGCAGCGGCAGCGGCGTGGACACCCAGAGCAACATTCAGCCCTACCTCAACCTGATTGACGCCTACCTGGCCGGTCAGCTGAACGATTTCGAGTTCCAGGACCGCTGGGTGCCGATGTTCCGCGACGACGCCAGCCTGCGTTCGCAACGCGAGTTCGAGCTGCTGTCGCGTCTGTTCGGCGACCCTGATGCCTACCACGGCGGCCTGCACCAGCTGGGCGCACCGGCCGCCCGCGGCGACCTGCGCCCGCGTGTGGAACAGCTGCGCGCCGAGCTGCTGGCTCAGAGCTGA
- a CDS encoding LptF/LptG family permease translates to MSRITRYILAELIPPLLAGVLLFTALLSFGYFFVSSQWLQGVSPALVAQWLGYQLPDTLVKVLPMAAVLMTIVAFGRLNTDSELVAMQSGGIGLGQAGRPVAVTGLALALLSLWLSLWVAPRANVETRSLYWDVMTGAGLSTMSGRTLDLGGGLNVSWQSYDPATRQLQGVRAERWNKEHPQQADVVFAKTGTFEDNQLRLTDYQAFKVDYAAAAKLAPGTPLPGGASGASSNLLALRQQAEEINHRIAAVFPGIVVEADPAKPLEIEAGTSRKEAIARFADAIGADDQGWDELTSTINDAQAPAADRQDAALTLSRKVALPFGNLVLALAALPFALRFGRSLGVSLGMALLVALAYYLLTALGLTLAGGMSGPLALALPWLGNLVLLIAGLLLLRRA, encoded by the coding sequence GTGTCCCGGATCACCCGCTACATTCTGGCTGAACTGATTCCGCCGCTGCTGGCCGGGGTCTTGCTGTTCACAGCGCTGCTGAGCTTCGGCTATTTCTTCGTGAGCAGTCAGTGGCTCCAGGGCGTTTCTCCGGCGCTGGTGGCGCAGTGGCTGGGCTATCAGCTGCCCGACACGCTGGTCAAAGTGCTGCCAATGGCGGCGGTCCTGATGACCATCGTGGCCTTCGGGCGGCTGAACACCGATTCGGAACTGGTCGCCATGCAGTCGGGCGGAATCGGGCTGGGGCAGGCGGGGCGGCCGGTGGCCGTGACCGGGCTGGCGCTGGCCCTGCTGTCGCTGTGGCTGAGCCTCTGGGTGGCGCCGCGTGCCAACGTGGAAACCCGCAGCCTCTACTGGGACGTGATGACCGGCGCTGGCCTGAGCACCATGTCCGGCCGCACCCTGGACCTGGGTGGCGGGCTGAACGTGTCGTGGCAGAGCTACGACCCGGCCACCCGCCAGTTGCAGGGCGTGCGGGCCGAGCGCTGGAACAAGGAGCATCCCCAGCAGGCGGACGTGGTCTTTGCCAAGACCGGCACCTTCGAGGACAACCAGCTGCGCCTGACGGACTATCAGGCCTTCAAGGTGGATTACGCTGCGGCGGCCAAACTGGCCCCCGGCACGCCGCTGCCGGGCGGCGCTTCCGGTGCCAGCAGCAATCTACTGGCCCTGCGGCAACAGGCCGAAGAGATCAATCACCGCATTGCGGCAGTGTTTCCGGGCATCGTGGTGGAAGCGGATCCGGCCAAACCGCTGGAGATAGAGGCCGGCACCTCGCGCAAGGAAGCCATCGCCCGCTTTGCCGACGCCATCGGCGCCGACGACCAGGGCTGGGACGAGCTGACCAGCACCATCAATGACGCGCAGGCCCCGGCGGCCGACCGCCAAGACGCCGCCCTGACGCTGAGCCGCAAGGTGGCGCTGCCGTTCGGCAATCTGGTGCTGGCGCTGGCTGCGCTGCCATTCGCCCTGCGTTTTGGGCGCAGCCTGGGTGTCAGCCTGGGGATGGCGCTGCTGGTGGCGCTGGCCTATTACCTGCTGACCGCCCTGGGCCTAACCCTGGCCGGGGGAATGAGCGGGCCGCTGGCGCTGGCGCTGCCCTGGCTGGGCAACCTGGTCCTTCTGATTGCCGGGCTGCTGCTGCTGAGGCGGGCCTGA
- the lgt gene encoding prolipoprotein diacylglyceryl transferase — protein sequence MDPIFLNIGGFTIAWYGVLMTLGIVAGISIGLKLARERGLDADLFERMIYTMLLWGFIGARLMFVATSWDLFADTPFPQRLLDIINLRQGGISIHGGLLGGILAALWFTRKYKMNFYRYLDLAAPGVALGIIGGRLGNIMNGTDTVGRVTGWPIGYHWPAWARAFHDGMCIPNPDPTMDLSKYCETVGGQLVMTAPVHFTQLYGVLIGIGLLIASFYWLRSHKPGWAFWQFWLWYSLLRAGLEETFRLNPLVVNSYLSQGLHEPGIGLWTLTQIISVPLVLLSLYMLWRIASRPEPQPVAAGQVMTHAEARARGGE from the coding sequence ATGGACCCAATTTTCCTGAATATCGGGGGCTTCACCATCGCCTGGTACGGCGTGCTGATGACCCTGGGCATTGTGGCCGGCATCAGCATCGGTCTGAAGCTGGCCCGCGAGCGCGGCCTGGACGCCGATCTTTTCGAGCGCATGATCTACACCATGCTGCTGTGGGGCTTTATTGGGGCGCGGCTGATGTTCGTGGCGACCTCGTGGGACCTCTTTGCCGACACCCCGTTCCCGCAGCGGCTGCTGGACATCATCAACCTGCGCCAGGGCGGGATTTCCATTCATGGGGGGCTGCTGGGCGGCATTCTGGCGGCGCTGTGGTTTACCCGCAAGTACAAGATGAACTTCTACCGCTACCTGGACCTGGCCGCGCCGGGCGTGGCGCTGGGCATCATCGGCGGCCGGCTGGGCAATATCATGAACGGCACCGATACCGTGGGCCGCGTGACCGGCTGGCCTATCGGCTACCACTGGCCGGCCTGGGCCCGCGCCTTTCACGACGGCATGTGCATTCCCAACCCCGACCCCACCATGGACCTCTCGAAGTACTGCGAGACGGTGGGCGGGCAGCTGGTGATGACGGCACCGGTGCATTTCACCCAGCTGTATGGGGTCTTGATCGGCATTGGCCTGCTGATCGCGTCGTTCTACTGGCTGCGCAGCCACAAACCCGGCTGGGCGTTCTGGCAGTTCTGGCTGTGGTACTCGCTGCTGCGGGCCGGCCTGGAAGAGACCTTCCGGCTCAATCCGCTGGTGGTGAACAGCTATCTCAGCCAGGGCCTGCATGAACCGGGCATCGGGCTGTGGACCCTGACCCAGATCATCAGCGTGCCGCTGGTGCTGCTGAGCCTGTATATGCTGTGGCGCATCGCATCCCGGCCGGAGCCTCAGCCGGTCGCGGCCGGCCAGGTGATGACCCACGCCGAGGCGCGGGCCCGCGGCGGCGAATAA
- a CDS encoding polysaccharide deacetylase family protein, translated as MSGGLRAARGRRRVALGGLGLAAAGLLAYIGLPYLLVQRLGLGTVRGGPAAGDRVALTFDDGPDSQHTPAVLDALAAAGMHATFFLVAGPARQHPELVQRILAQGHEIGVHAARHRHAWARWPGDAYRDPLQARTALEQSSGVKLRWGRPPHGAYSLANLAGLRRAGLTLVHWSIEGGDWEKEATPQRVQQKVLRELHGGAVIVLHDSGPGARVTPQALPGLLQGLQERGFHSVTLSELGGAPVTRSELPARLMAGLDRRLDARLGIRPALERRGGLFRLQPLPFPLSGLRWPDDRLIAKGTPALEFHVNNPLLVNLGLRRFPARARIEFGWVAQDWRRRPELQSAEFIYCLSVHGAVLQRLGFASVPLRPFDQWRLKLWSDLMHRAYGSAPRRSQPVLSIMSREEFLQRFG; from the coding sequence GTGAGTGGGGGCTTGCGGGCGGCGCGGGGCAGACGCCGCGTGGCCCTGGGCGGGCTGGGTCTGGCGGCCGCTGGCCTGCTGGCCTATATCGGCCTACCGTATCTGCTGGTGCAGCGGCTGGGCCTGGGCACGGTGCGCGGCGGCCCGGCTGCCGGCGACCGGGTGGCCCTGACCTTCGACGACGGCCCCGACTCGCAGCACACTCCCGCTGTACTGGATGCGCTGGCCGCCGCTGGAATGCACGCCACCTTCTTTCTGGTGGCTGGCCCGGCGCGGCAGCATCCGGAACTGGTGCAGCGCATTCTGGCGCAGGGCCACGAAATCGGGGTGCATGCGGCCCGGCACCGTCACGCCTGGGCCCGCTGGCCGGGCGATGCTTACCGCGATCCTCTGCAGGCCCGCACGGCGCTGGAGCAGAGCAGCGGGGTCAAGTTGCGCTGGGGGCGGCCGCCGCACGGCGCCTACTCGCTGGCTAACCTGGCCGGCCTGCGCCGCGCCGGGCTGACTCTGGTTCACTGGAGCATCGAAGGGGGCGACTGGGAAAAGGAAGCCACCCCGCAGCGGGTGCAGCAGAAGGTGCTGCGCGAGCTGCACGGCGGGGCCGTGATCGTGCTGCACGATAGCGGCCCCGGGGCGCGGGTCACGCCGCAGGCCCTGCCGGGCTTGCTGCAGGGCCTGCAGGAACGCGGCTTTCATTCAGTGACCCTGAGTGAGCTGGGGGGGGCGCCGGTCACGCGCAGCGAACTGCCGGCCCGCCTGATGGCCGGGCTGGACCGCCGGCTGGACGCCCGGCTGGGCATTCGCCCGGCGCTGGAGCGGCGCGGGGGACTGTTCCGGCTGCAGCCGCTGCCTTTTCCGCTATCCGGGTTGCGCTGGCCGGACGACCGCCTGATCGCGAAAGGCACGCCTGCGCTGGAATTCCACGTGAACAACCCCCTGCTGGTGAACCTGGGCCTGCGCCGCTTTCCCGCCCGCGCCCGCATCGAATTCGGCTGGGTGGCCCAGGACTGGCGCCGCCGCCCTGAGCTGCAATCGGCCGAGTTCATCTACTGCCTCAGCGTGCACGGCGCCGTATTGCAGCGGCTGGGCTTTGCCAGCGTGCCGCTGCGCCCGTTCGACCAGTGGCGCCTCAAGCTGTGGTCGGACCTGATGCACCGGGCGTACGGCAGCGCCCCGCGCCGCAGCCAGCCGGTGCTGAGCATCATGAGCCGGGAGGAGTTTTTGCAGCGTTTCGGCTGA
- a CDS encoding HAMP domain-containing protein — protein MKYTVVIQQPVQDEVRADLEQRLQQGLGLSASAAGKLSARRSGRLLKPTTRPKAEKLLGIFSGVGADVTLEEVPEEGTLSGLGAASAAAAPAPGPAASSDSASTLVAPSADPFGAGQPGAEAPADNPFSASPLGAATAPAADPFGADPFGADPFGADPFSAAPSFGTDPFAADPFAAPASGQAGQSQGSQSQVFSAAPGGVTGSTESPRPAGRHDPAPAAPADDEWASFTQDLGSAGRDQKTEQAGDTGDVWADFADSLKVDVPVPERSETAAAPAPLVPSFMDVADDAELPVTVSGPRRSLERQLLLSSLLPTAALALLSLLLLSTLLPAAQRTQSAAQAQTLARSLSATLQTGSTDALQNQLRTLANDNGIGFVQVQVPGGSTYFASDAKPADSQNLQKAFAGWKPQNNAALFRNGNSSYAVGAVDATEQTPQVSVGVPYRFNLARTVLPWLLASLALLGLAALWARRAAQGLLQPLQRLVRAADAISAGDLNQPVHAEANDEVGDLAQALERMRLSLSAAMDRLRRRKR, from the coding sequence ATGAAGTACACCGTAGTCATTCAGCAACCCGTTCAGGATGAGGTTCGTGCCGACCTGGAGCAGAGGCTTCAGCAGGGGCTGGGGCTCAGTGCCTCGGCGGCCGGTAAGCTGTCTGCCCGCCGCTCGGGGCGGCTGCTCAAGCCCACCACCCGCCCCAAGGCCGAGAAACTGCTGGGCATCTTCAGCGGCGTCGGTGCGGACGTCACCCTGGAAGAGGTGCCCGAAGAGGGCACGCTGAGCGGCCTCGGTGCTGCTTCTGCTGCTGCGGCGCCGGCACCTGGGCCGGCGGCCAGTAGTGACAGTGCCAGCACACTGGTTGCCCCGTCTGCGGACCCGTTTGGCGCAGGCCAGCCGGGTGCAGAAGCCCCGGCAGACAATCCTTTTTCGGCCAGCCCGCTGGGAGCGGCGACGGCCCCCGCCGCAGACCCCTTCGGTGCTGATCCTTTTGGGGCGGACCCCTTCGGTGCCGACCCGTTCAGCGCAGCTCCCTCCTTCGGCACAGACCCTTTTGCGGCCGATCCATTTGCGGCGCCGGCCAGCGGCCAGGCAGGTCAAAGTCAAGGGAGCCAGAGTCAGGTGTTCAGCGCCGCGCCGGGCGGGGTCACGGGCAGCACTGAGAGCCCGCGTCCTGCCGGCCGCCACGATCCGGCCCCTGCCGCCCCGGCAGATGACGAGTGGGCCAGCTTTACCCAGGACCTGGGCAGCGCCGGCCGTGACCAGAAAACGGAACAGGCGGGTGACACTGGTGATGTCTGGGCCGACTTCGCCGATTCGTTGAAGGTGGACGTACCGGTGCCGGAGCGCTCCGAAACGGCCGCCGCCCCAGCGCCGCTGGTGCCCAGTTTTATGGACGTGGCCGACGACGCCGAACTGCCGGTCACGGTGTCGGGGCCGCGCCGCAGCCTGGAGCGTCAGCTGCTGCTGTCCTCGCTGTTGCCCACGGCCGCGCTGGCACTGCTGTCGCTGTTGCTGCTGAGCACCTTGTTGCCAGCCGCCCAGCGCACCCAGTCGGCGGCGCAGGCGCAGACCCTGGCCCGTAGCCTCAGCGCCACGCTGCAGACCGGCTCTACCGACGCGCTGCAAAACCAGCTGCGGACGCTGGCAAACGACAACGGCATCGGCTTTGTGCAGGTGCAAGTGCCCGGCGGCTCTACCTACTTTGCCAGCGACGCCAAGCCGGCCGACAGCCAGAACCTCCAGAAAGCTTTTGCTGGCTGGAAGCCACAGAACAACGCTGCTCTGTTCCGGAACGGCAACTCCAGTTACGCGGTGGGCGCGGTTGACGCCACCGAACAGACCCCCCAGGTCTCGGTGGGCGTGCCGTACCGCTTTAACCTGGCCCGCACGGTGCTGCCCTGGCTGCTGGCCTCGCTGGCACTACTGGGCCTGGCGGCGTTGTGGGCCCGCCGCGCAGCCCAGGGCCTGCTGCAACCCCTGCAGCGACTGGTGCGTGCGGCCGACGCCATCAGCGCCGGGGACCTGAACCAGCCGGTGCACGCCGAAGCCAACGACGAGGTGGGCGATCTGGCCCAGGCCCTGGAGCGCATGCGCCTGAGCCTCAGCGCCGCCATGGACCGCCTGCGCCGCCGCAAGCGTTAG
- the glmU gene encoding bifunctional UDP-N-acetylglucosamine diphosphorylase/glucosamine-1-phosphate N-acetyltransferase GlmU: MTATEQRPLDVIVLAAGAGTRMKSDLPKVLHPVAGRPMVGWAVKAARSLGARQVVVVTGHGAERVEAALAGEGVTFARQDQQLGTGHAFLCGAQQLPGDGDVLVLYGDTPLLSEDTLRGLLQDHRAEGSAMTVLTGELPDATGYGRIIRDETGGVLRIVEEKAASPEEKAVREFNSGVYVMDARAPELAARIGNDNPAQEYYLTDLLELYRTEGGAVRAFKLADPDEVMGANDRRQLADAEAVMRRRITQNLMREGVTIQAPDTVRIEDTVQIGRDVVLEPGVILTGETVIEPGAVIGAYSVVGSSRIASGAVIRAHSVLEQASVGRGADVGPFARLRPGTMLGESVHIGNFVETKNARLDQGVKAGHLAYLGDVTIGQETNVGAGTIVANFDGVNKHQSQVGAGVFIGSNSTLIAPRTVGDAAFIAAGSAVHQDVPEGAMAVARGRQRNLEGWSRRYWGGLREKVDVKLPWLSGWLRKD, encoded by the coding sequence ATGACTGCAACCGAACAACGCCCCCTGGATGTGATCGTGCTGGCTGCCGGCGCGGGCACCCGCATGAAATCCGACCTGCCCAAGGTGCTGCACCCGGTGGCCGGCCGCCCGATGGTGGGCTGGGCCGTGAAAGCGGCCCGCAGCCTGGGCGCGCGGCAGGTGGTGGTGGTGACCGGGCACGGCGCCGAGCGGGTGGAAGCGGCGCTGGCCGGCGAGGGCGTGACGTTTGCCCGTCAGGATCAGCAGCTGGGCACCGGCCACGCTTTTCTGTGTGGCGCCCAGCAACTGCCCGGCGACGGCGACGTGCTGGTGCTGTACGGTGACACCCCGCTGCTCTCGGAAGATACGCTGCGCGGTCTGTTGCAAGATCACCGCGCCGAGGGCAGCGCCATGACGGTCCTGACCGGCGAACTGCCCGACGCGACCGGCTACGGCCGGATCATCCGGGACGAGACCGGCGGCGTGCTGCGGATCGTGGAGGAAAAGGCCGCCAGCCCAGAGGAAAAGGCGGTGCGCGAGTTCAATTCCGGCGTGTATGTGATGGACGCCCGCGCCCCTGAGCTGGCCGCCCGCATCGGCAACGACAACCCAGCGCAGGAATACTACCTGACCGACCTGCTGGAGCTGTACCGCACCGAGGGCGGCGCCGTGCGCGCTTTCAAGCTGGCCGACCCGGACGAGGTGATGGGCGCCAACGACCGCCGGCAGCTGGCCGACGCCGAAGCGGTCATGCGCCGCCGCATCACCCAGAACCTGATGCGAGAAGGCGTGACCATTCAGGCCCCCGACACCGTGCGGATTGAAGACACCGTGCAGATCGGGCGCGACGTGGTGCTGGAACCGGGCGTCATCCTGACCGGCGAGACCGTGATCGAGCCGGGCGCCGTGATCGGGGCCTACTCGGTGGTGGGCAGCAGCCGGATTGCGAGCGGCGCCGTGATCCGGGCGCACTCGGTGCTGGAACAGGCCAGCGTGGGCCGGGGCGCGGACGTGGGCCCTTTTGCCCGCCTGCGCCCCGGCACGATGCTGGGCGAGAGCGTGCACATCGGTAACTTTGTGGAAACCAAGAACGCCCGGCTGGATCAGGGCGTCAAGGCAGGGCACCTGGCCTACCTGGGCGACGTGACCATTGGCCAGGAAACCAACGTGGGTGCTGGCACCATCGTCGCCAACTTCGACGGGGTCAACAAGCACCAGTCACAGGTGGGCGCCGGGGTCTTTATCGGCTCCAACTCCACCCTGATCGCGCCGCGCACTGTGGGCGACGCCGCCTTTATCGCCGCTGGGAGCGCCGTGCATCAGGACGTGCCCGAAGGCGCAATGGCGGTAGCCCGTGGCCGTCAGCGTAACCTGGAAGGCTGGAGCCGACGTTACTGGGGCGGCCTGCGCGAGAAAGTGGACGTCAAACTGCCCTGGCTGTCGGGCTGGCTGCGGAAGGACTAA